The DNA region GCAAGAAATTGGAAATGTTCATACATCCTGTCATTAGCTTTGGGATGAATGATTACTTCGTGGGTTTTCATTTCCCTTTTTTGCCCTGTGCAATAGCCTTTTTCATATTTTCTTTAAATTCTTCCGGCGTATATCCCCGGATTCCGGCCAGGCGATCCATTTCAGCTTCAAAAAGCCGTTCCGCCATGGACAAATCTTCCTCCCTGCGGCTATAGGTT from Treponema primitia ZAS-2 includes:
- a CDS encoding type II toxin-antitoxin system Phd/YefM family antitoxin, with the protein product MTPIIRASSELRKNYNSIAEICRTEKKPVFLTRNGEGDTVLMDMETYSRREEDLSMAERLFEAEMDRLAGIRGYTPEEFKENMKKAIAQGKKGK